The following coding sequences lie in one Numida meleagris isolate 19003 breed g44 Domestic line chromosome Z, NumMel1.0, whole genome shotgun sequence genomic window:
- the NRG1 gene encoding pro-neuregulin-1, membrane-bound isoform isoform X7, protein MAEKCLGFSTYESTSKIPVSTEGTKTSSQPMLRIQASTEGTNTSSSTSTSTTGTSHLTKCDIKQKAFCVNGGECYMVKDLPNPPRYLCRCPNEFTGDRCQNYVMASFYKHLGIEFMEAEELYQKRVLTITGICIALLVVGIMCVVAYCKTKKQRKKLHDRLRQSLRSERNNVMNMANGPHHPNPPPDNVQLVNQYVSKNIISSERVIERETETSFSTSHYTSTTHHSMTVTQTSSHSWSNGHTESILSESHSVLISSSVENSRHTSPTGPRGRLNGIGGPREGSNFLRHARETPDSYRDSPHSERYVSAMTTPARMSPVDFHTPTSPKSPPSEMSPPVSSLTISIPSVAVSPFVDEERPLLLVTPPRLHEKYDNHLQQFNSFHNNPTHESNSLPPSPLRIVEDEEYETTQEYEPAQEPPKKLTNSRRVKRTKPNGHISSRVEVDSDTSSQSTSSESETEDERIGEDTPFLSIQNPMATSLEPAAAYRLAESRTNPANRFSTPEELQARLSSVIANQDPIAV, encoded by the exons CCACCTCCACATCTACAACCGGGACAAGTCATCTCACAAAATGTGATATAAAGCAGAAAGCCTTTTGTGTAAATGGGGGAGAGTGTTACATGGTTAAAGACCTCCCAAACCCTCCAAGATACCTATGCAG gTGCCCAAATGAATTTACTGGTGATCGCTGCCAAAACTACGTAATGGCCAGCTTCTACA AGCATCTTGGGATTGAATTTATGG AAGCTGAGGAACTGTACCAGAAACGGGTGCTGACCATAACTGGCATTTGCATTGCTCTTCTAGTAGTTGGCATCATGTGTGTGGTGGCCTACTGCAAAACCAa gaagcagaggaaaaagttGCATGACCGCCTTCGGCAAAGCCTTCGCTCAGAGAGGAACAATGTGATGAACATGGCGAATGGGCCACACCACCCCAACCCACCACCAGACAATGTCCAGCTGGTGAAT CAGTACGTTTCAAAAAACATAATCTCCAGTGAACGTGTCATTGAGCGAGAAACAGAGACCTCGTTTTCCACAAGCCACTACACCTCAACAACACATCACTCTATGACGGTCACTCAGACGTCTAGCCACAG CTGGAGTAACGGTCATACTGAAAGCATTCTCTCCGAAAGCCACTCCGTGCTCATCAGCTCCTCAGTGGAGAATAGCAGGCACACTAGCCCAACGGGGCCACGAGGCCGCCTCAATGGCATTGGTGGGCCAAGGGAAGGCAGCAACTTCCTCCGGCATGCAAGAGAGACCCCTGACTCCTACCGAGACTCTCCTCACAGTGAAAG GTATGTCTCAGCTATGACCACACCAGCTCGCATGTCACCCGTTGATTTCCACACTCCGACTTCTCCCAAGTCCCCTCCATCTGAAATGTCACCGCCAGTTTCCAGCTTGACCATCTCCATCCCTTCAGTGGCGGTGAGTCCCTTCGTGGATGAAGAGAGACCGCTGCTGTTGGTGACCCCGCCGCGGCTGCATGAGAAGTACGACAACCACCTTCAGCAGTTCAACTCCTTCCACAACAATCCCACCCATGAGAGCAACAGTCTGCCACCCAGTCCTCTGAGGATAGTGGAGGATGAGGAGTATGAGACCACGCAGGAGTATGAACCAGCACAGGAGCCTCCAAAGAAACTCACCAACAGCCGGAGGGTGAAAAGAACAAAGCCCAATGGCCATATTTCCAGCAGGGTAGAAGTGGACTCCGACACAAGCTCTCAGAGCACTAGCTCTGAGagtgaaacagaagatgaaagaataGGTGAGGATACACCATTTCTTAGCATACAAAACCCCATGGCAACTAGTCTGGAGCCAGCCGCTGCGTATCGGCTGGCTGAGAGCAGGACTAACCCGGCAAATCGCTTCTCCACACCAGAAGAGTTGCAAGCAAGGTTGTCCAGTGTAATAGCTAACCAAGACCCTATTGCTGTATAA
- the NRG1 gene encoding pro-neuregulin-1, membrane-bound isoform isoform X8: protein MAEKCLGFSTYESTSKIPVSTEGTKTSSPTSTSTTGTSHLTKCDIKQKAFCVNGGECYMVKDLPNPPRYLCRCPNEFTGDRCQNYVMASFYKHLGIEFMEAEELYQKRVLTITGICIALLVVGIMCVVAYCKTKKQRKKLHDRLRQSLRSERNNVMNMANGPHHPNPPPDNVQLVNQYVSKNIISSERVIERETETSFSTSHYTSTTHHSMTVTQTSSHSWSNGHTESILSESHSVLISSSVENSRHTSPTGPRGRLNGIGGPREGSNFLRHARETPDSYRDSPHSERYVSAMTTPARMSPVDFHTPTSPKSPPSEMSPPVSSLTISIPSVAVSPFVDEERPLLLVTPPRLHEKYDNHLQQFNSFHNNPTHESNSLPPSPLRIVEDEEYETTQEYEPAQEPPKKLTNSRRVKRTKPNGHISSRVEVDSDTSSQSTSSESETEDERIGEDTPFLSIQNPMATSLEPAAAYRLAESRTNPANRFSTPEELQARLSSVIANQDPIAV, encoded by the exons CCACCTCCACATCTACAACCGGGACAAGTCATCTCACAAAATGTGATATAAAGCAGAAAGCCTTTTGTGTAAATGGGGGAGAGTGTTACATGGTTAAAGACCTCCCAAACCCTCCAAGATACCTATGCAG gTGCCCAAATGAATTTACTGGTGATCGCTGCCAAAACTACGTAATGGCCAGCTTCTACA AGCATCTTGGGATTGAATTTATGG AAGCTGAGGAACTGTACCAGAAACGGGTGCTGACCATAACTGGCATTTGCATTGCTCTTCTAGTAGTTGGCATCATGTGTGTGGTGGCCTACTGCAAAACCAa gaagcagaggaaaaagttGCATGACCGCCTTCGGCAAAGCCTTCGCTCAGAGAGGAACAATGTGATGAACATGGCGAATGGGCCACACCACCCCAACCCACCACCAGACAATGTCCAGCTGGTGAAT CAGTACGTTTCAAAAAACATAATCTCCAGTGAACGTGTCATTGAGCGAGAAACAGAGACCTCGTTTTCCACAAGCCACTACACCTCAACAACACATCACTCTATGACGGTCACTCAGACGTCTAGCCACAG CTGGAGTAACGGTCATACTGAAAGCATTCTCTCCGAAAGCCACTCCGTGCTCATCAGCTCCTCAGTGGAGAATAGCAGGCACACTAGCCCAACGGGGCCACGAGGCCGCCTCAATGGCATTGGTGGGCCAAGGGAAGGCAGCAACTTCCTCCGGCATGCAAGAGAGACCCCTGACTCCTACCGAGACTCTCCTCACAGTGAAAG GTATGTCTCAGCTATGACCACACCAGCTCGCATGTCACCCGTTGATTTCCACACTCCGACTTCTCCCAAGTCCCCTCCATCTGAAATGTCACCGCCAGTTTCCAGCTTGACCATCTCCATCCCTTCAGTGGCGGTGAGTCCCTTCGTGGATGAAGAGAGACCGCTGCTGTTGGTGACCCCGCCGCGGCTGCATGAGAAGTACGACAACCACCTTCAGCAGTTCAACTCCTTCCACAACAATCCCACCCATGAGAGCAACAGTCTGCCACCCAGTCCTCTGAGGATAGTGGAGGATGAGGAGTATGAGACCACGCAGGAGTATGAACCAGCACAGGAGCCTCCAAAGAAACTCACCAACAGCCGGAGGGTGAAAAGAACAAAGCCCAATGGCCATATTTCCAGCAGGGTAGAAGTGGACTCCGACACAAGCTCTCAGAGCACTAGCTCTGAGagtgaaacagaagatgaaagaataGGTGAGGATACACCATTTCTTAGCATACAAAACCCCATGGCAACTAGTCTGGAGCCAGCCGCTGCGTATCGGCTGGCTGAGAGCAGGACTAACCCGGCAAATCGCTTCTCCACACCAGAAGAGTTGCAAGCAAGGTTGTCCAGTGTAATAGCTAACCAAGACCCTATTGCTGTATAA
- the NRG1 gene encoding pro-neuregulin-1, membrane-bound isoform isoform X10 — translation MASFYKAEELYQKRVLTITGICIALLVVGIMCVVAYCKTKKQRKKLHDRLRQSLRSERNNVMNMANGPHHPNPPPDNVQLVNQYVSKNIISSERVIERETETSFSTSHYTSTTHHSMTVTQTSSHSWSNGHTESILSESHSVLISSSVENSRHTSPTGPRGRLNGIGGPREGSNFLRHARETPDSYRDSPHSERYVSAMTTPARMSPVDFHTPTSPKSPPSEMSPPVSSLTISIPSVAVSPFVDEERPLLLVTPPRLHEKYDNHLQQFNSFHNNPTHESNSLPPSPLRIVEDEEYETTQEYEPAQEPPKKLTNSRRVKRTKPNGHISSRVEVDSDTSSQSTSSESETEDERIGEDTPFLSIQNPMATSLEPAAAYRLAESRTNPANRFSTPEELQARLSSVIANQDPIAV, via the exons ATGGCCAGCTTCTACA AAGCTGAGGAACTGTACCAGAAACGGGTGCTGACCATAACTGGCATTTGCATTGCTCTTCTAGTAGTTGGCATCATGTGTGTGGTGGCCTACTGCAAAACCAa gaagcagaggaaaaagttGCATGACCGCCTTCGGCAAAGCCTTCGCTCAGAGAGGAACAATGTGATGAACATGGCGAATGGGCCACACCACCCCAACCCACCACCAGACAATGTCCAGCTGGTGAAT CAGTACGTTTCAAAAAACATAATCTCCAGTGAACGTGTCATTGAGCGAGAAACAGAGACCTCGTTTTCCACAAGCCACTACACCTCAACAACACATCACTCTATGACGGTCACTCAGACGTCTAGCCACAG CTGGAGTAACGGTCATACTGAAAGCATTCTCTCCGAAAGCCACTCCGTGCTCATCAGCTCCTCAGTGGAGAATAGCAGGCACACTAGCCCAACGGGGCCACGAGGCCGCCTCAATGGCATTGGTGGGCCAAGGGAAGGCAGCAACTTCCTCCGGCATGCAAGAGAGACCCCTGACTCCTACCGAGACTCTCCTCACAGTGAAAG GTATGTCTCAGCTATGACCACACCAGCTCGCATGTCACCCGTTGATTTCCACACTCCGACTTCTCCCAAGTCCCCTCCATCTGAAATGTCACCGCCAGTTTCCAGCTTGACCATCTCCATCCCTTCAGTGGCGGTGAGTCCCTTCGTGGATGAAGAGAGACCGCTGCTGTTGGTGACCCCGCCGCGGCTGCATGAGAAGTACGACAACCACCTTCAGCAGTTCAACTCCTTCCACAACAATCCCACCCATGAGAGCAACAGTCTGCCACCCAGTCCTCTGAGGATAGTGGAGGATGAGGAGTATGAGACCACGCAGGAGTATGAACCAGCACAGGAGCCTCCAAAGAAACTCACCAACAGCCGGAGGGTGAAAAGAACAAAGCCCAATGGCCATATTTCCAGCAGGGTAGAAGTGGACTCCGACACAAGCTCTCAGAGCACTAGCTCTGAGagtgaaacagaagatgaaagaataGGTGAGGATACACCATTTCTTAGCATACAAAACCCCATGGCAACTAGTCTGGAGCCAGCCGCTGCGTATCGGCTGGCTGAGAGCAGGACTAACCCGGCAAATCGCTTCTCCACACCAGAAGAGTTGCAAGCAAGGTTGTCCAGTGTAATAGCTAACCAAGACCCTATTGCTGTATAA
- the NRG1 gene encoding pro-neuregulin-1, membrane-bound isoform isoform X9 produces the protein MASFYKHLGIEFMEAEELYQKRVLTITGICIALLVVGIMCVVAYCKTKKQRKKLHDRLRQSLRSERNNVMNMANGPHHPNPPPDNVQLVNQYVSKNIISSERVIERETETSFSTSHYTSTTHHSMTVTQTSSHSWSNGHTESILSESHSVLISSSVENSRHTSPTGPRGRLNGIGGPREGSNFLRHARETPDSYRDSPHSERYVSAMTTPARMSPVDFHTPTSPKSPPSEMSPPVSSLTISIPSVAVSPFVDEERPLLLVTPPRLHEKYDNHLQQFNSFHNNPTHESNSLPPSPLRIVEDEEYETTQEYEPAQEPPKKLTNSRRVKRTKPNGHISSRVEVDSDTSSQSTSSESETEDERIGEDTPFLSIQNPMATSLEPAAAYRLAESRTNPANRFSTPEELQARLSSVIANQDPIAV, from the exons ATGGCCAGCTTCTACA AGCATCTTGGGATTGAATTTATGG AAGCTGAGGAACTGTACCAGAAACGGGTGCTGACCATAACTGGCATTTGCATTGCTCTTCTAGTAGTTGGCATCATGTGTGTGGTGGCCTACTGCAAAACCAa gaagcagaggaaaaagttGCATGACCGCCTTCGGCAAAGCCTTCGCTCAGAGAGGAACAATGTGATGAACATGGCGAATGGGCCACACCACCCCAACCCACCACCAGACAATGTCCAGCTGGTGAAT CAGTACGTTTCAAAAAACATAATCTCCAGTGAACGTGTCATTGAGCGAGAAACAGAGACCTCGTTTTCCACAAGCCACTACACCTCAACAACACATCACTCTATGACGGTCACTCAGACGTCTAGCCACAG CTGGAGTAACGGTCATACTGAAAGCATTCTCTCCGAAAGCCACTCCGTGCTCATCAGCTCCTCAGTGGAGAATAGCAGGCACACTAGCCCAACGGGGCCACGAGGCCGCCTCAATGGCATTGGTGGGCCAAGGGAAGGCAGCAACTTCCTCCGGCATGCAAGAGAGACCCCTGACTCCTACCGAGACTCTCCTCACAGTGAAAG GTATGTCTCAGCTATGACCACACCAGCTCGCATGTCACCCGTTGATTTCCACACTCCGACTTCTCCCAAGTCCCCTCCATCTGAAATGTCACCGCCAGTTTCCAGCTTGACCATCTCCATCCCTTCAGTGGCGGTGAGTCCCTTCGTGGATGAAGAGAGACCGCTGCTGTTGGTGACCCCGCCGCGGCTGCATGAGAAGTACGACAACCACCTTCAGCAGTTCAACTCCTTCCACAACAATCCCACCCATGAGAGCAACAGTCTGCCACCCAGTCCTCTGAGGATAGTGGAGGATGAGGAGTATGAGACCACGCAGGAGTATGAACCAGCACAGGAGCCTCCAAAGAAACTCACCAACAGCCGGAGGGTGAAAAGAACAAAGCCCAATGGCCATATTTCCAGCAGGGTAGAAGTGGACTCCGACACAAGCTCTCAGAGCACTAGCTCTGAGagtgaaacagaagatgaaagaataGGTGAGGATACACCATTTCTTAGCATACAAAACCCCATGGCAACTAGTCTGGAGCCAGCCGCTGCGTATCGGCTGGCTGAGAGCAGGACTAACCCGGCAAATCGCTTCTCCACACCAGAAGAGTTGCAAGCAAGGTTGTCCAGTGTAATAGCTAACCAAGACCCTATTGCTGTATAA